One genomic region from Halococcus qingdaonensis encodes:
- a CDS encoding 50S ribosomal protein L19e: protein MSDLSAQRRLAADVLDVGENRVWFDPDQQGEIAEAITREDIRELVTEGTVDAKAAKSNSRGRARERNSQRAAGHRKGPGSRKGTAGARENSKDAWVSRIRAQRRRLKELRAEGTIDRTQYRTLYDKAGGGEFDSVDRLESFAVDEFDIELEDE from the coding sequence ATGAGTGATCTGAGCGCACAGCGACGGCTCGCGGCGGACGTCCTCGACGTCGGGGAGAACCGCGTCTGGTTCGATCCCGACCAACAGGGGGAGATCGCCGAGGCGATCACCCGCGAGGACATCCGCGAGCTCGTCACGGAAGGGACGGTCGACGCGAAGGCGGCGAAATCGAACTCGCGTGGCCGTGCGCGCGAGCGTAACAGCCAGCGTGCTGCCGGCCATCGGAAGGGCCCCGGGAGTCGGAAGGGGACCGCCGGCGCGCGCGAGAACAGCAAGGACGCATGGGTCTCGCGGATCCGTGCGCAGCGTCGTCGGTTGAAGGAGCTGCGCGCGGAGGGCACCATCGACCGAACGCAGTACCGCACGCTGTACGACAAGGCGGGCGGCGGCGAGTTCGACAGCGTCGACAGGCTGGAGAGCTTCGCCGTGGACGAATTCGACATCGAACTGGAGGACGAATAA
- a CDS encoding uL15m family ribosomal protein, translating to MTSKKRRQRGSRTHSGGSHKNRRGAGHRGGRGRAGRDDHEFHNYGPLGKHGFSRPEKAKEEILTVEVRELDEDAALYAADGVAEETDDGYELDARDIVEDGHDADAVKVLGGGQVRQSLTVTADAFSENARELIDAAGGEATLSERGEERLAAREDDEDEEAEEATNAESE from the coding sequence ATGACAAGCAAAAAACGACGCCAGCGCGGTTCGCGCACCCACAGCGGCGGCTCGCACAAGAACCGCCGCGGGGCCGGCCATCGGGGCGGTCGCGGGCGCGCGGGACGCGACGATCACGAGTTTCACAACTACGGACCGCTCGGCAAACACGGGTTCAGCCGCCCGGAAAAGGCGAAAGAAGAGATCCTCACCGTCGAGGTACGTGAACTCGACGAGGACGCCGCCCTCTACGCGGCCGACGGGGTCGCCGAGGAGACCGACGACGGCTACGAACTCGACGCACGCGACATCGTCGAGGACGGCCACGACGCCGACGCCGTGAAGGTGCTCGGCGGCGGCCAGGTCCGCCAGAGCCTCACGGTGACGGCCGACGCATTCTCCGAGAATGCGCGCGAACTCATCGACGCGGCCGGCGGCGAGGCCACGTTGAGCGAGCGCGGCGAGGAGCGACTGGCCGCACGCGAGGACGACGAGGACGAGGAAGCCGAAGAGGCTACAAACGCGGAGTCGGAATAG
- the rpmD gene encoding 50S ribosomal protein L30, whose translation MQALVQLRGEVNMEGGVRDTLSMLNVHSTNHCALVPETDTYEGMITKVNDYVAFGEPSPGVLATLLQTRGEPAEGAAEIDDEWVSENTDYDDVSALAEGLLAEETTLREAGLTPALRLHPPRGGHDGVKHPVPEDGELGRHSTEEIDALLTAMR comes from the coding sequence ATGCAAGCGCTCGTCCAGCTGCGCGGCGAGGTGAACATGGAGGGCGGCGTTCGCGATACGCTCTCGATGCTCAACGTCCACAGCACGAACCACTGCGCGCTCGTCCCCGAGACCGACACCTACGAGGGGATGATAACGAAGGTCAACGACTACGTCGCCTTCGGCGAGCCGAGTCCGGGCGTGCTCGCGACGCTGCTGCAGACGCGTGGCGAGCCCGCCGAGGGAGCGGCCGAGATCGACGACGAGTGGGTGAGCGAGAACACCGACTACGACGACGTCTCGGCGCTCGCTGAAGGACTTCTCGCCGAGGAGACGACGCTGCGCGAGGCGGGGCTGACGCCCGCACTACGACTCCACCCGCCGCGGGGCGGTCACGACGGCGTGAAACACCCCGTGCCGGAGGACGGCGAGCTCGGCAGGCACAGTACGGAGGAAATCGACGCGCTGTTGACGGCGATGCGGTAA
- the secY gene encoding preprotein translocase subunit SecY, producing the protein MGWKETAEPVLTRMPSVRQPEGHVPFRRKLGWTLGVLVLYFFLTNVTLYGLGGQGGDLFGRFRSILAGQSGSVLQLGIGPIVTASIVLQLLGGANLLGLDTNDPRDQVLYQGLQKFLVLVMICITGLPMVFAGNYLPASQQVAASLGIGIGGVKWLLFAQIFVGAILVLFMDEVISKWGVGSGIGLFIIAGVSQSLIGGFFGGDGFFSSWLDIITGAIEVSPLTSEGIQTLLFGQGDLIALFTTILIFVVVVYAESVRVEIPLSHARVKGARGRFPVKLIYASVLPMILVRALQANIQFLGRILNSQLGLPSWLGVYSGGQPVGGLFYYLAPINAPEQWLGASQAAWQVALRIGVDLTFMVVGGAIFAIFWVETADMGPEATAKQIQNSGMQIPGFRQNPGVIEKVMERYIPQVTVIGGALVGVLAVGANMMGTIGSVSGTGLLLTVSITYKLYEEIAEEQLMEMHPMMRQMFG; encoded by the coding sequence ATGGGCTGGAAGGAGACCGCAGAACCCGTTCTGACGCGGATGCCCTCGGTCAGACAGCCCGAGGGCCACGTCCCGTTCAGGCGGAAACTCGGCTGGACGCTCGGCGTACTCGTGCTGTATTTCTTCCTGACGAACGTCACCCTCTACGGGTTGGGCGGGCAGGGAGGCGACCTCTTCGGGCGCTTTCGCTCGATCCTCGCCGGGCAGTCCGGCTCGGTCCTCCAGCTCGGTATCGGTCCGATCGTCACCGCGAGCATCGTGTTACAGCTACTCGGCGGCGCGAACCTGCTGGGTTTAGATACGAACGATCCACGCGATCAGGTGCTCTATCAGGGGCTCCAGAAGTTCCTAGTGCTCGTGATGATCTGCATCACGGGGCTGCCGATGGTGTTTGCCGGCAACTACCTGCCGGCGAGCCAGCAGGTAGCGGCGTCGCTCGGCATCGGCATCGGCGGCGTGAAGTGGCTGCTGTTCGCCCAGATCTTCGTCGGGGCGATCCTCGTGCTGTTCATGGACGAGGTCATCTCGAAGTGGGGCGTCGGCTCCGGGATCGGCCTGTTCATCATCGCCGGCGTGAGCCAGAGCCTCATCGGTGGCTTCTTCGGCGGAGACGGGTTCTTCAGCAGCTGGCTCGACATCATTACCGGAGCGATCGAGGTTTCGCCGCTGACGAGCGAAGGCATCCAGACGCTGCTGTTCGGTCAGGGAGATCTCATCGCGCTGTTCACCACGATCCTGATCTTCGTGGTGGTGGTCTACGCCGAGTCGGTGCGCGTCGAGATCCCGCTCTCCCATGCGAGAGTCAAGGGCGCGCGCGGGCGCTTCCCGGTGAAACTCATCTACGCGAGCGTCCTGCCGATGATCCTCGTGCGGGCGCTCCAGGCGAACATCCAGTTCCTCGGCCGGATCCTCAACTCGCAGCTCGGGCTGCCGTCGTGGCTCGGCGTCTATTCGGGTGGCCAGCCGGTCGGCGGGCTGTTCTACTATCTCGCACCGATCAACGCCCCCGAGCAGTGGCTCGGCGCGAGTCAGGCCGCCTGGCAGGTCGCGCTGCGTATCGGTGTCGATCTCACCTTCATGGTCGTCGGCGGTGCGATCTTCGCGATCTTCTGGGTCGAGACCGCCGACATGGGGCCGGAGGCGACCGCGAAGCAGATCCAGAACTCCGGCATGCAGATCCCGGGCTTCCGGCAGAACCCCGGCGTCATCGAGAAGGTGATGGAGCGGTACATCCCGCAGGTCACGGTTATCGGCGGGGCCCTGGTTGGCGTGCTCGCCGTCGGGGCGAACATGATGGGCACCATCGGCTCGGTTTCGGGAACGGGATTGCTGCTCACGGTATCGATCACCTACAAGCTCTACGAGGAGATCGCCGAGGAGCAGCTGATGGAGATGCATCCGATGATGCGCCAGATGTTCGGCTGA
- a CDS encoding 30S ribosomal protein S5 encodes MSNRGWEPRTRLGKLVAEEEITSMDEALNSGLPLKEPEITDQLLSIEDDVLDINMVQRMTDSGRRVKFRCVVAIGDRNGYVGYAEGRDDQVGSAIQKAIEIAKLNMVRVSRGCGSWECGCGRPHTVALRTDGKAGSVEVELRPAPRGLGLAAGETARSVLELAGIEDIWTHSSGKTRTTVNFAKATFNALKATSEARVPERAIEQREVIE; translated from the coding sequence ATGAGTAATCGAGGCTGGGAGCCGCGCACGCGGCTCGGCAAACTGGTCGCCGAGGAGGAGATCACCTCGATGGACGAGGCGCTCAACTCGGGGCTCCCGCTGAAGGAGCCGGAGATCACCGATCAGCTGCTCTCGATCGAGGACGACGTTCTGGACATCAACATGGTCCAGCGGATGACCGACTCCGGTCGGCGGGTGAAGTTCCGGTGTGTCGTCGCCATCGGCGACCGCAACGGGTATGTGGGGTATGCCGAGGGCCGCGACGACCAGGTCGGCTCGGCGATCCAGAAAGCAATCGAGATCGCGAAGCTCAATATGGTGCGCGTCTCGCGTGGCTGTGGCTCGTGGGAGTGTGGCTGCGGCCGCCCGCACACCGTTGCACTGCGGACGGACGGAAAGGCCGGCAGCGTCGAGGTCGAGCTCCGGCCGGCCCCCAGAGGGCTCGGGCTCGCGGCGGGTGAGACCGCTCGCTCGGTGCTCGAACTCGCTGGTATCGAGGACATTTGGACGCACTCGTCGGGCAAGACTCGGACGACCGTGAACTTCGCGAAGGCGACGTTCAACGCGCTCAAGGCGACCAGCGAGGCACGGGTGCCAGAGCGCGCCATCGAGCAGCGTGAGGTGATCGAGTGA
- a CDS encoding 50S ribosomal protein L18: MATGPRYNVPMRRRREVRTDYHQRLRLLKSGKPRLVARKSNRHVRAQLVTPSPDGDETHASASSADLDEYGWEAPTGNLPSAYLTGLLAGLRARDTEIDEAVLDIGLNAATPGSKLFAIQEGAIDAGLDVPHNESVFADWERTSGEHIADYAESRDEPLYSGDFDASELPDHFEEVRTTIMDEFDHELGGGDE, encoded by the coding sequence ATGGCAACAGGACCACGATACAACGTACCGATGCGCCGCCGGCGCGAGGTCCGGACGGACTACCATCAGCGGTTGCGCCTGTTGAAATCAGGCAAACCCCGACTGGTTGCCAGAAAGAGCAACCGCCACGTCAGGGCGCAGCTGGTGACCCCCAGTCCCGACGGAGACGAAACGCACGCGAGCGCGAGCTCGGCCGATCTCGACGAGTACGGCTGGGAGGCTCCGACAGGGAACCTGCCCAGTGCGTATCTCACGGGACTGCTGGCCGGGCTGCGCGCGCGAGACACCGAGATCGACGAGGCAGTGCTCGACATCGGGCTCAACGCCGCGACGCCGGGGAGCAAGCTGTTCGCGATCCAGGAAGGTGCCATCGATGCGGGGCTCGACGTCCCGCACAACGAGTCGGTGTTCGCCGACTGGGAGCGCACGAGCGGCGAGCATATCGCCGACTACGCGGAGAGTCGCGACGAGCCGCTCTATTCGGGCGACTTCGACGCGAGCGAGCTGCCCGACCACTTCGAGGAAGTCAGAACGACAATCATGGACGAATTCGACCACGAACTGGGAGGCGGCGATGAGTAA